The proteins below come from a single Rhizobium rhizoryzae genomic window:
- a CDS encoding ABC transporter substrate-binding protein has protein sequence MVLEQLGRTLKLAATGLGLATLLAGTALAQSAPVTLKWALWDWDKVAYYKPLIEAFQQKNPNIKVEPVDLGSQDYPQMVSTQLTGGSKDLDIVTIKDVPGYANLVRANTITDLSAFIKDEKIDPAPFGGLLQELTVDGKIYSIPFRSDFWIVYYNKDIFDKAGVPYPTNDWTWKQFDETAVKLTGGMGVNKTYGALLHTWRSTVQLPGIQDGKHTVTGGEYEFLKPWYERALALQKAGAVPSYAQLKTSNTHYSALFFNGTVGMLPMGTWFIGTQIAKVKSGESKAKNWGIVKFPHPEGVAAGTTAAQISGLSVNKNSDHQKEALAFIKFVTGAEGSAIVASTGTLPAMRTGDVAAKITSLPGFPQDQNSKDALQSGKSYLEMAVNPNAAKIEVVLNRAHDAIMTDNMSIADGIKEMNEGVKAIK, from the coding sequence ATGGTTCTGGAACAGTTGGGGAGAACATTGAAGCTTGCGGCCACCGGCCTGGGGCTTGCGACGCTTTTGGCAGGCACGGCGCTTGCGCAATCTGCACCGGTGACGCTGAAATGGGCGCTGTGGGACTGGGACAAGGTCGCCTACTACAAACCATTGATCGAGGCGTTCCAGCAGAAGAACCCGAACATCAAGGTCGAGCCGGTCGATCTCGGCTCCCAAGACTATCCGCAGATGGTGTCTACACAGTTGACCGGGGGCTCCAAGGACCTCGACATCGTGACCATCAAGGATGTGCCCGGCTACGCCAACCTCGTTCGGGCCAATACCATCACGGATCTCAGCGCCTTCATCAAGGATGAGAAGATTGATCCCGCACCGTTCGGTGGCTTGCTGCAGGAATTGACGGTCGACGGGAAGATCTATTCCATCCCGTTCCGCTCGGATTTCTGGATCGTCTACTACAACAAGGACATTTTCGACAAAGCAGGCGTTCCCTATCCGACCAATGACTGGACCTGGAAGCAGTTTGACGAGACGGCTGTGAAGCTTACGGGCGGCATGGGCGTCAACAAGACCTATGGCGCGCTTCTGCACACCTGGCGTTCGACGGTACAGCTTCCGGGCATTCAGGATGGAAAGCACACCGTAACCGGTGGTGAATACGAGTTCCTGAAGCCTTGGTACGAGCGCGCGCTGGCGCTGCAGAAGGCTGGAGCCGTACCGTCCTATGCGCAGTTGAAGACCTCCAACACGCATTATTCGGCTCTGTTCTTCAACGGCACAGTCGGCATGCTGCCCATGGGCACCTGGTTCATCGGCACGCAGATTGCCAAGGTGAAGTCCGGTGAATCCAAGGCCAAGAACTGGGGTATCGTCAAGTTCCCGCATCCGGAAGGCGTTGCAGCCGGCACGACGGCTGCGCAGATCTCGGGCCTCTCCGTCAACAAGAACTCGGATCACCAGAAGGAGGCTCTGGCCTTCATCAAGTTCGTCACCGGAGCGGAAGGCTCTGCGATCGTGGCATCGACCGGCACTCTGCCTGCCATGCGCACCGGCGACGTAGCTGCCAAGATCACGTCGCTTCCCGGCTTCCCGCAGGACCAGAACAGCAAGGATGCGCTACAGTCCGGCAAGTCCTATCTCGAAATGGCAGTCAACCCGAATGCCGCTAAGATCGAAGTGGTTCTGAACCGCGCCCATGATGCAATCATGACCGACAACATGTCGATTGCCGACGGCATCAAGGAGATGAACGAAGGCGTAAAGGCCATCAAGTAA
- a CDS encoding ABC transporter ATP-binding protein, whose product MASISLKKLNKTFGALTVVHDIDLEIADKEFIILVGPSGCGKSTTLRMIAGLEEISGGELIIGDDLMNDVPSKDRDIAMVFQNYALYPHMTVYKNMAFGLELRKAPKDEIDRKVQEAAKILDISHLLNRKPKALSGGQRQRVALGRAMVRNPEVFLLDEPLSNLDAKLRGTMRAEISKLHKRLNATFIYVTHDQVEAMTMADRIVVMKDGHIQQVDTPQNLYDRPINMFVAGFIGAPQMNMLPSTIRKDGERLVAVFNDHVLPLPVSFDRARIEPYVGKEIILGIRPENFHELAPGDIDPANTAPFSATVELAEPMGSEVHLNLIAGGQNMIARVSPRFKARLGEEVRLTADMTNTQLFDPQTQVSILY is encoded by the coding sequence ATGGCAAGCATTTCTTTGAAGAAACTGAACAAGACCTTTGGCGCTCTGACCGTCGTACACGACATCGATCTGGAGATCGCCGACAAGGAGTTCATCATTCTGGTCGGCCCTTCCGGATGCGGCAAGTCGACCACTCTGCGCATGATCGCAGGGCTGGAGGAAATCTCCGGCGGCGAACTCATCATCGGCGATGACCTGATGAATGATGTGCCCTCCAAGGATCGCGACATCGCGATGGTCTTTCAGAACTATGCGCTCTATCCGCATATGACCGTCTACAAGAACATGGCGTTCGGTCTCGAACTCAGGAAGGCTCCCAAGGACGAGATCGACCGCAAGGTGCAGGAGGCGGCAAAGATTCTCGATATCAGTCATCTTCTAAACCGGAAGCCGAAGGCCTTGTCGGGCGGCCAGCGCCAGCGTGTGGCATTGGGCCGTGCCATGGTGCGCAATCCGGAGGTCTTCCTACTGGATGAGCCGCTCTCCAACCTCGATGCGAAGCTTCGCGGCACGATGCGCGCTGAAATCAGCAAGCTGCATAAGCGACTGAATGCCACGTTCATTTACGTCACTCACGACCAGGTCGAGGCCATGACCATGGCCGACCGCATCGTGGTGATGAAGGACGGGCATATCCAGCAGGTGGATACGCCGCAGAACCTCTATGACCGGCCAATCAACATGTTCGTAGCAGGCTTCATCGGCGCACCGCAGATGAACATGTTACCCAGCACCATCCGAAAGGATGGAGAGCGGCTGGTCGCGGTTTTCAACGATCATGTCCTGCCACTTCCAGTAAGCTTCGATCGGGCGCGGATCGAACCCTATGTCGGCAAAGAGATCATTCTCGGAATTCGACCGGAAAACTTCCACGAACTTGCGCCGGGCGATATCGATCCGGCCAATACTGCCCCCTTCTCGGCAACCGTCGAACTGGCGGAACCCATGGGCTCGGAGGTGCATCTCAATCTCATCGCCGGCGGGCAGAACATGATCGCGCGCGTGTCGCCGCGTTTTAAAGCGCGATTGGGCGAAGAGGTGCGGCTGACTGCAGACATGACCAATACGCAGCTTTTCGACCCGCAGACTCAGGTTTCAATCCTGTACTAG
- a CDS encoding DUF624 domain-containing protein, translated as MAVQWLQNYWTKEGAGIPKDAPKRTGLALFAEILGREWWEMVKLNILFLLTSLLVVTIPAAIFAMASVSRAFVEDRNVYLLRDYLDALRAYWLRASVWAIVTSAVLGLCAYAVRTYASYAATDLAYAAPLTVSLSVTLFVAMMTCQFIVISVIESRSVLSTIRLSALAILLTPLPLVGALLFVGALWLAHILLYPVSVFMPAAINFSLGMFAIVFGAHGAAMHALALSKDRNGS; from the coding sequence ATGGCCGTTCAATGGCTGCAAAACTACTGGACGAAGGAAGGCGCGGGCATCCCAAAAGATGCGCCGAAACGCACCGGCCTCGCCCTGTTTGCAGAAATTCTCGGCCGCGAGTGGTGGGAGATGGTGAAGCTCAACATCCTGTTCCTGCTGACATCTCTTCTGGTGGTCACGATCCCGGCAGCGATCTTTGCGATGGCGAGTGTTTCCCGTGCCTTCGTGGAAGACCGGAACGTTTATCTTTTGCGGGACTACCTGGATGCGCTGAGAGCTTATTGGTTGAGAGCGTCAGTCTGGGCTATCGTTACAAGCGCAGTGCTGGGCCTTTGCGCCTATGCAGTCCGGACTTACGCATCCTACGCGGCAACAGATCTCGCCTATGCAGCACCTCTTACGGTCAGCCTGTCCGTTACACTGTTCGTGGCGATGATGACATGTCAGTTTATCGTGATTTCCGTCATCGAAAGCCGCTCTGTCTTGTCTACGATCCGTCTCTCGGCGCTTGCCATTCTGCTCACGCCGCTGCCGCTCGTCGGCGCGCTTCTGTTCGTCGGCGCACTTTGGCTCGCCCACATCCTGCTTTACCCGGTCTCGGTCTTCATGCCTGCGGCCATAAATTTTTCGCTCGGAATGTTCGCCATCGTCTTTGGCGCACATGGAGCCGCAATGCACGCGCTTGCCCTGTCGAAGGACAGGAACGGTTCATGA
- a CDS encoding DUF2264 domain-containing protein: MPHPLLRANPLHGNPLQTRQDVANALIDLFEPLLPYFSEGGARVTLSAAGAIFDHPAADLEGFARPLWGIVPFAAGGGEFAYWDLYRCGLVNGMDPDHPEYWGDVSDRNQRLVELAAIGFGLALVPHHLWAPLDKRGKDIVSSYLLKARERDYVDNNWKFFRVLVDLGLEKIGIDFDKTKTEAYLEELEAFDIGDGWYRDGPVRRVDHYIPFAMHYYGLIYAVLASGDDQRKARIIARAERFTQDIRHWFGPDGSALAFGRSQTYRFAQGGFWAALAFANIEALPWGQIKGYYLRHLRWWSKLPIADRDGILSVGYGYPNLLMSESYNSACSPYWALKFFLPLALPASHPFWAATEEEAPACDDVVALEKPGMVAMHQPDNIVVLATGQEHDKMRGSNEKYSKFAYSTRYGFNIEANDRHFDAASFDNMLGLSDDGVHFRMRETLEDALIADHVLYSRWKAWSDVEVETWLIPRNPWHLRVHRLTTPCNLFTAEGGFPIQRADFNRDTMTETENSAIWYGQTDTSLIIDCGSSVKRAGKAQLAIANTNLIWARTLVPQLRASVPAGTSTLASAILAMPNHAWKAEYLTNLPAMPTIEQLEQLVRDKGRKIAAFDL; encoded by the coding sequence GTGCCTCATCCCCTGCTCCGCGCCAATCCGCTCCATGGCAATCCCCTTCAAACCCGCCAGGATGTGGCAAACGCGCTGATCGACCTGTTCGAGCCGCTCTTGCCCTACTTCTCGGAAGGCGGCGCGCGCGTCACTTTAAGTGCAGCAGGCGCCATCTTCGATCACCCGGCGGCAGATCTGGAAGGCTTCGCGCGCCCGCTCTGGGGCATCGTGCCCTTTGCGGCAGGTGGAGGGGAATTTGCGTACTGGGATCTCTACCGATGCGGCCTCGTCAACGGCATGGACCCCGATCACCCCGAATATTGGGGCGATGTATCCGACCGGAATCAGAGACTTGTTGAACTCGCCGCAATCGGGTTCGGGCTGGCGCTCGTGCCGCACCATCTCTGGGCCCCTCTGGACAAGCGCGGCAAGGACATCGTGTCCAGTTACCTCCTGAAGGCACGGGAACGAGACTATGTCGACAACAACTGGAAATTCTTCCGTGTTCTTGTCGATCTTGGCCTGGAGAAAATTGGCATAGATTTCGACAAAACGAAGACCGAAGCCTATCTGGAAGAGTTGGAAGCCTTCGACATCGGGGATGGCTGGTATCGGGATGGCCCTGTCCGTCGTGTCGACCACTACATTCCCTTTGCCATGCATTATTATGGGCTTATCTATGCCGTTCTTGCCAGCGGAGATGATCAGCGAAAGGCGAGGATCATCGCCCGCGCAGAGCGCTTCACACAGGATATTCGCCACTGGTTCGGGCCGGATGGTTCCGCGCTCGCATTTGGTCGCAGCCAGACCTATCGCTTTGCGCAAGGCGGCTTCTGGGCCGCACTCGCCTTCGCAAATATTGAAGCCCTGCCCTGGGGCCAGATCAAAGGCTATTACCTCCGTCACCTTCGCTGGTGGTCTAAGCTTCCGATCGCAGATCGCGATGGCATTCTGTCCGTCGGCTACGGCTATCCTAATCTTCTGATGAGCGAGAGCTACAACTCCGCCTGCTCGCCCTATTGGGCACTCAAGTTCTTCCTGCCTCTGGCTCTGCCGGCTAGTCATCCCTTCTGGGCCGCGACCGAAGAGGAAGCCCCAGCTTGCGACGATGTCGTAGCGCTGGAAAAGCCTGGCATGGTAGCCATGCATCAACCGGACAATATCGTGGTTCTGGCGACCGGCCAGGAGCATGACAAGATGCGGGGCTCGAACGAGAAATATTCGAAGTTCGCCTATTCAACACGCTACGGCTTCAACATCGAAGCCAACGACAGGCACTTCGATGCGGCGAGCTTCGACAACATGCTTGGCCTATCCGACGACGGCGTGCATTTCCGCATGCGGGAAACCTTGGAAGACGCACTGATCGCTGATCATGTTCTCTATTCGCGCTGGAAAGCATGGAGCGATGTCGAGGTAGAGACCTGGCTCATTCCGCGCAACCCGTGGCATCTGCGCGTACACCGCCTGACCACACCATGCAATCTTTTCACAGCGGAGGGTGGTTTCCCGATTCAGCGTGCCGATTTCAATCGCGATACGATGACCGAGACGGAAAACTCAGCCATCTGGTATGGCCAGACCGATACAAGCCTGATCATTGATTGCGGTTCGTCGGTCAAACGAGCGGGCAAGGCACAGCTGGCCATTGCCAATACCAATCTGATCTGGGCGCGCACACTGGTGCCGCAACTACGTGCAAGTGTCCCGGCAGGTACATCCACCCTTGCCTCGGCAATCCTGGCTATGCCCAATCACGCCTGGAAGGCCGAATATCTGACCAATCTGCCAGCAATGCCGACAATTGAGCAACTCGAACAACTGGTTAGGGACAAAGGCCGGAAGATTGCGGCCTTCGATCTCTGA
- a CDS encoding 3-oxoacid CoA-transferase subunit A, translating into MDKTIRSAAEAVSKIMDGATVMIGGFGGSGAPIELIHALIDHGPKNLTVINNNAGNGRIGIAAMIDAGMVKKMICSFPRSSDPRAFTDRYLAGEIELELVPQGTLAERIRAGGAGIPAFYTPTGYGTELADGKVIAEFEGRHYVQERWLKADFAIVKAELGDVHGNLTYNKAGRNFNPLMCMAARTTIAQVSKIVEAGSINPEHVVTPGIFVNGVVEIADPQQEEVLIRAGVAYA; encoded by the coding sequence ATGGACAAGACAATTCGGAGCGCGGCAGAAGCCGTCTCCAAGATAATGGACGGCGCAACCGTCATGATCGGCGGTTTTGGTGGTTCTGGCGCGCCGATCGAACTCATTCACGCGCTGATTGACCACGGTCCGAAGAACCTGACCGTCATCAACAACAATGCTGGCAATGGACGGATCGGCATCGCCGCGATGATTGATGCAGGCATGGTCAAAAAGATGATCTGCTCGTTCCCGCGCTCCTCCGATCCGCGCGCCTTCACAGATCGCTATCTCGCGGGCGAGATCGAGCTCGAGCTGGTGCCGCAGGGGACCCTTGCAGAGCGAATCCGCGCTGGTGGCGCAGGCATCCCGGCTTTCTACACCCCCACGGGTTACGGCACCGAACTGGCCGACGGCAAGGTGATCGCGGAATTCGAAGGGCGTCACTATGTGCAGGAGCGCTGGCTGAAGGCCGATTTTGCAATTGTGAAGGCGGAACTCGGCGATGTTCACGGCAACCTGACTTACAACAAGGCAGGACGAAACTTTAACCCCCTGATGTGCATGGCAGCCAGGACGACGATCGCGCAAGTGTCCAAAATTGTGGAAGCAGGCAGCATCAATCCGGAGCATGTCGTCACACCGGGCATCTTCGTGAACGGCGTCGTGGAAATCGCCGACCCGCAACAGGAAGAAGTTCTGATCCGCGCAGGAGTTGCATACGCATGA
- a CDS encoding amidase yields MSRYPTVVETAEALDRGIVSSSTLTKETLARINDPAGEGVRVYIRRNDQRAVKLAEASDTLRTAGIKRSPLEGVPISVKDLFDIAGETTLAGSIALKDAPAAQEIAPVVQRLIAAGAVITGTTNMSEFAFSGIGINPHYGTPRNPYDRDTGRVPGGSSSGAAISVTDGMAVAAIGTDTGGSIRIPSALCGLTGFKPTARRVSAQGVVPLSTSLDSIGPLAASVTCCAIIDSIISGDGLDVPVEAPIKGLRLAVPQTIVLFDMDETVSRAFSRTLDLLSDAGAIISEIGLEEFSEVADIYARGNMVAAEAFAWHRELISRAAENYDPRVKLRITRGGELSAADYIRSLETRAAWKRRVLQKVHGFDAMIMPTVPVIAPAIQPLINDDAKFFAANGLILRNPTMINFLDGCALSVPMHQGDEAPSGLMIAGTEMRDRQILSVGLSIERVLQQAASR; encoded by the coding sequence ATGTCCAGATATCCTACCGTCGTCGAAACCGCCGAGGCCCTGGATCGTGGGATCGTATCGTCGAGTACGCTGACCAAAGAGACACTCGCGCGGATCAATGATCCGGCAGGCGAAGGAGTTCGGGTGTACATCCGCCGCAACGATCAGCGAGCCGTGAAGCTGGCCGAGGCTTCGGATACGCTGAGAACGGCAGGTATCAAGCGATCACCCCTTGAGGGTGTCCCGATATCGGTCAAGGATCTGTTCGATATCGCTGGTGAAACGACGCTTGCGGGTAGCATCGCGCTGAAGGATGCCCCCGCAGCGCAGGAAATTGCGCCGGTTGTACAGCGCCTCATCGCCGCCGGGGCGGTGATCACCGGCACGACCAACATGAGCGAATTTGCCTTTTCAGGCATAGGCATCAATCCGCATTACGGGACGCCGCGCAATCCTTACGACCGGGACACGGGGCGGGTACCGGGTGGCTCTTCGTCGGGTGCCGCGATTTCCGTGACGGACGGGATGGCCGTCGCGGCAATCGGAACGGATACGGGTGGCTCTATCCGGATTCCATCCGCGCTGTGCGGACTGACCGGGTTCAAGCCCACTGCGCGCCGGGTTTCTGCGCAAGGCGTGGTGCCGCTTTCGACATCCCTTGATTCAATCGGACCTCTGGCGGCCAGTGTGACCTGCTGTGCCATCATCGACAGTATCATTTCCGGAGACGGCCTGGACGTTCCGGTGGAAGCCCCGATCAAGGGTTTGCGACTTGCTGTTCCGCAGACGATCGTCCTGTTCGACATGGACGAAACGGTCTCACGAGCCTTCTCCCGAACGCTGGACTTACTGTCCGATGCAGGTGCGATCATCAGCGAAATCGGCCTGGAAGAGTTTTCCGAAGTTGCCGATATCTATGCGCGCGGCAACATGGTCGCTGCCGAAGCTTTTGCCTGGCACCGTGAGCTTATTTCCCGAGCGGCTGAAAACTATGACCCCCGCGTCAAGCTGCGGATTACCCGCGGAGGGGAACTGAGCGCCGCCGATTACATTCGCTCTCTCGAGACACGGGCTGCATGGAAGCGCCGCGTCTTGCAGAAGGTTCACGGATTCGATGCAATGATCATGCCGACGGTGCCGGTGATTGCCCCTGCAATCCAGCCGCTTATCAATGACGATGCGAAGTTCTTCGCGGCCAATGGTCTCATCCTTCGCAACCCGACCATGATCAATTTTCTCGATGGATGTGCACTCTCCGTTCCGATGCATCAGGGCGATGAAGCTCCCTCAGGCCTGATGATCGCGGGAACGGAGATGCGTGACCGTCAGATTCTCTCAGTCGGTCTCTCCATCGAACGTGTGTTGCAGCAGGCCGCGAGTCGCTGA
- a CDS encoding CoA transferase subunit B translates to MTLDTREDIKLSNAQIAWRAAQDIEDGAYVNLGIGFPEMVARFQPPGREAIFHTENGILNFGEAPAAGEEDWDLINAGKKAVTLKPGAAFFHHADSFAMVRGGHLDVAILGAYQVAQNGDLANWRVGSKGVPAVGGAMDLVHGAKQVFVITEHVTKDGKPKLVDKCTFPLTGVGCITRIYTSHAVIDVKDGHFVVREKLADMTMDELQAMTGAPLHTDGPVADLVVPQV, encoded by the coding sequence ATGACCCTCGACACACGCGAAGACATCAAGCTTTCCAACGCGCAGATTGCATGGCGCGCTGCACAGGACATCGAAGACGGCGCCTATGTAAATCTCGGCATCGGCTTTCCAGAAATGGTTGCCCGTTTCCAGCCGCCCGGACGCGAAGCGATCTTTCACACCGAGAACGGAATCCTCAATTTTGGCGAAGCCCCTGCTGCCGGTGAGGAAGACTGGGATCTCATCAACGCTGGCAAGAAAGCCGTAACGCTGAAGCCGGGTGCAGCCTTTTTCCACCACGCGGACAGTTTCGCCATGGTACGCGGCGGTCACCTCGATGTCGCCATCCTCGGCGCCTATCAGGTCGCCCAGAATGGTGATCTCGCAAACTGGCGTGTCGGGTCCAAGGGCGTTCCGGCCGTTGGCGGGGCCATGGATCTCGTGCACGGTGCCAAGCAGGTTTTCGTCATCACCGAACATGTCACGAAAGACGGCAAGCCGAAGCTGGTCGACAAGTGCACATTTCCGCTCACCGGTGTCGGCTGCATCACGCGGATTTACACCAGCCATGCGGTGATCGACGTGAAAGATGGTCACTTTGTCGTTCGCGAAAAGCTGGCTGACATGACGATGGATGAGCTTCAGGCCATGACAGGAGCACCGCTCCATACGGATGGTCCTGTGGCCGACCTCGTCGTCCCGCAAGTGTAA
- a CDS encoding IclR family transcriptional regulator, with amino-acid sequence MADTDLMGGFAKGLRVIEAFGENTPKLSIADVSKITALDRATARRCLLTLSELGYADYDGKFFSLTPRILRLGHAYLSATPMPNIVQPFLDRLSEEVGQSASVSVLDGWEVVYIARASQRRVMSINLTAGSRLPAYCASMGRVLLASMPPDQARTLLEQCPRTKNTPHTMTEPDEIMAELQRVRGQGYAVINQELELGLCSLAVPLHDAKGRVVAAVNIGAPAAQIAADEMADRFLRPLQRIAAELRPMLR; translated from the coding sequence GTGGCTGATACGGATCTGATGGGTGGCTTCGCCAAAGGCCTGCGCGTGATCGAAGCGTTTGGCGAAAATACGCCCAAGCTTTCCATAGCTGACGTTTCGAAGATCACGGCCCTCGACCGCGCAACCGCACGCCGCTGCCTGCTCACATTGTCGGAGCTTGGCTATGCCGATTATGACGGCAAGTTCTTCAGTCTGACGCCGCGAATTTTGCGGCTCGGCCATGCCTATTTGTCTGCAACGCCCATGCCCAACATCGTTCAGCCGTTTCTCGACAGGCTTTCAGAAGAGGTTGGTCAAAGCGCATCCGTCAGCGTTCTGGACGGCTGGGAGGTGGTCTATATCGCCCGAGCCTCCCAGAGAAGGGTCATGTCCATCAATCTGACAGCAGGCAGCAGACTCCCGGCCTATTGCGCGTCCATGGGGCGTGTTCTGCTGGCGTCCATGCCGCCGGATCAGGCCAGAACTCTGCTGGAGCAATGTCCTAGGACGAAGAACACGCCACACACGATGACGGAACCCGACGAGATCATGGCGGAGCTACAGAGAGTACGGGGTCAGGGATATGCGGTGATCAACCAGGAACTGGAACTGGGCCTGTGCTCTCTCGCGGTGCCGCTTCACGATGCCAAGGGCAGGGTGGTCGCAGCCGTCAACATCGGGGCGCCGGCAGCGCAAATCGCGGCGGATGAGATGGCGGACCGCTTCCTTCGTCCGTTGCAACGGATCGCTGCAGAACTACGTCCGATGCTGCGATAA
- the pcaF gene encoding 3-oxoadipyl-CoA thiolase, whose protein sequence is MTDAFICDYIRTPIGRFGGSLSSVRADDLGAVPLKALMERNPSIDWEAVDDVIFGCANQAGEDNRNVARMSLLLAGLPVSVTGTTINRLCGSGMDAVITAARAIKSGEAELMIAGGVESMSRAPFVMPKAETAFSRNAEIYDTTIGWRFVNPLMKKQYGVDSMPETGENVALDFNISREDQDAFAVRSQNKAAEAQGNGRLAKEITPVTIPQRKGDPVIVAKDEHPRATTIETLAKLPTPFKKEGGTVTAGNASGVNDGAAALIIASEAAIKKFGLRPIARIVGGGTAGVPPRIMGFGPAPASAKLLARLGLTQQQMDVIELNEAFASQGLATLRHLGIADDDARVNRNGGAIALGHPLGMSGARIVGTAAIELHETGGRYALSTMCIGVGQGISTIIERV, encoded by the coding sequence ATGACCGACGCATTTATCTGCGATTACATTCGCACGCCGATCGGCCGCTTCGGCGGTTCCCTTTCCTCGGTTCGTGCGGATGATCTCGGCGCCGTGCCGCTGAAAGCCCTGATGGAACGCAACCCCTCCATCGATTGGGAAGCGGTGGATGATGTCATTTTCGGCTGCGCCAATCAGGCCGGTGAAGACAATCGCAACGTCGCCCGCATGTCGCTTCTCCTTGCCGGTCTTCCGGTGAGCGTCACGGGTACAACGATCAACCGCCTCTGTGGTTCAGGCATGGATGCGGTGATCACAGCTGCCCGAGCCATCAAGTCCGGCGAGGCCGAATTGATGATAGCCGGCGGCGTCGAGAGCATGAGCCGCGCGCCCTTCGTCATGCCCAAGGCGGAAACCGCCTTTTCCCGCAACGCGGAGATCTACGATACGACCATTGGCTGGCGCTTCGTGAACCCGTTGATGAAGAAGCAGTATGGCGTCGATTCCATGCCGGAAACGGGTGAGAATGTTGCCTTAGACTTCAATATCAGCCGCGAAGATCAGGATGCGTTTGCCGTGCGCAGCCAGAACAAGGCCGCAGAAGCGCAAGGCAATGGGCGTCTGGCGAAGGAAATCACGCCGGTTACCATTCCGCAGCGCAAGGGCGATCCGGTGATCGTTGCAAAGGACGAACATCCCCGCGCAACGACAATTGAAACGCTGGCGAAACTGCCGACGCCATTCAAGAAGGAAGGCGGCACTGTCACGGCTGGCAATGCTTCTGGTGTGAACGATGGTGCGGCGGCGCTGATCATCGCGTCTGAAGCGGCGATCAAGAAATTTGGTCTTCGCCCAATCGCTCGAATTGTAGGCGGTGGCACCGCTGGCGTTCCTCCGCGTATCATGGGCTTCGGCCCGGCACCGGCCTCCGCAAAGCTCCTCGCGCGCCTTGGTTTAACGCAACAGCAGATGGACGTCATCGAACTCAACGAGGCCTTCGCAAGCCAAGGTCTGGCGACCCTTCGTCATCTGGGCATCGCGGACGACGATGCACGCGTGAACCGCAATGGCGGTGCAATCGCACTCGGACATCCGCTTGGCATGTCCGGAGCCCGCATCGTGGGTACAGCCGCCATCGAACTGCATGAAACCGGCGGCCGCTATGCGCTTTCAACGATGTGCATCGGCGTCGGTCAAGGGATTTCCACGATCATCGAACGGGTTTGA